A region of the Zootoca vivipara chromosome 3, rZooViv1.1, whole genome shotgun sequence genome:
gaagcaggcagggagatggcaacagtccaggaagctgcgggctgttgccgtctccctgcctgcttctccgagccgtagcgcatcagGGGACAGATCCGAAGATcagtgggcgctgtttgccggggttgacaagccccggcaagcagcgccccccccatcttcgtgtgacaggcggtggggaaggcaggcaggcaagagagcaagcgcctgcctgccccgccgccagtcccccggagcccataggaacacattgattaagtttcaatgcattcctatgggaaaccgggactcgctagacgaagaaTTTGTTACACGgattgacccgtggaatgaattaatttcgtctagcgaggcaccactgtacttgttacATTAAGCATTTTGAAGGGCATTTGCACTCAAACATTTGAAACTTAAAACATTTGACTTTTTAAAGAGAAGAATTCCCTGTTTTATTTACCTGCTGGAGTTCTTGTTCTCTTTGTTCATATCTGGCCTCCAAGTGTTTGATCTTCCTTTCTAGACACACAAATCGTTTCATCTCTGGGGTCTGGCTCTCCCTAGCCTCTCCAAGTTCTTCTAACAGTTTTGCCATCTAAAATTTGAGAACATGATAttacctgttttgtttttctgtgtatACTCGACCGCATTAGCAGCAACAGATGCTCTTACACCTACTCAAAACATTTCGGGGGTTGGAGTTTCCCCAAAAGGAATTCAGTAAGCACACCATCCCCATTGATTTAGTATGGGGTGCAACACACTggaatctaataataaatattagggatattttattttaataaagagGATAGAAGTTATCCGGATTGCATTAGCTTAGTGGCAAGGCTAGAATCCCAAGTAGATTTGCTAGAgagagctcctgcagccaattggaagctgcagaagccctgttggacgttcagcttccaaaagaacgttcgaaaactggaacagccacttccgggttttgatcgttcgggagccaaaacgtttgagaactaggctgttcgaaaaccaaggtatgacaatatgtgtgtgtgtgtatgtatgcgcACATTCAGTCACATCTAAAAATTAGCtttaaaatgcaatggaaaacTCTGGCTTAAAGTCTCGCTGAACGAAGCACCAAAGCCAATACATAGATTGCAGACAGGGGGAAGAGGGCAGAGTCTGGGCACCACGTCATTGTTCCTGCTCAGACTGTCATTTTAAAGAATCAAAATTCTAATACTGTACTCTGAATTACCTCTTTTTGAAGAATTTCCTCCCGCTTTTGTGAAACCGCAAGTGCTTCTTGATCTCTTTGCAACTCACGAACTTGTTGCTGAAGATGTTTAATAAAGACCTATGGAAAGATTCTCAATTGTTAGAAATTTCCAACAAAGTATCTCTTGACTCCCATTACAAGTAGGTAAGTGGAGCTTTGGTTTAACAACTTGAACTTTTGTTGACTAAAGCTGTATTAAGATCACTTGAATTTACCGCTGACTAAGCATGGAACACAAAAAGACACTGGAATGGAGGCGAATTGTGAACTTCACCTTAAATGAATACAAAACTATAACTATAGTATATTTCAGAGGCAAGATAACAGTACAAAACATTGAGAAACAGGAAACGCTGCCCGTTTTTAGGAAGCAGTGAGACAGACGACTGGTCTTCCTCACCTCCTGTGCTGAAATTTTGCTATTTAACTCGgctgccttggaagttgaatgctCCATAGCATACTGACAAAGAATCTTCTCCAGCTCCTTTTGATGTGATGCTTTAAGCGCTGTAGTGTATTCTTCCAAATCTTCCTTTGCTCTGTaaatgttgcaaaataaaatagtatGTAGAAGTTTGTTGGAAATGTCAGAAAATAACACAGCATTTTCATGAGAAACAGCACGTTATTTTAGTTTTGTATGTGCATTTATGCTTGTGATGTTCCTGTAGCAGTATCCTTTTCTGCCTAGAATCCTTCCTGTACCATATTTCTTGGCTCATGTACAAAAGGAGGGCAAGGGATAAGAATGCTAAAGAAACGTTGGGCTTGCCCCCAAATGAACCTGGCATTAACCTTGGTCTGCATGCCCTTTACAAATATTTGGCATGTGGTCTTCCCAGCTGGATAGGTACTGTGACATGGGAAAGGGGCTTGAAGCCTTTGTCCCCCAATCATGGTCCCAACTGGAAATGCCATCCCCACCATGCAGTGCTAACCATGGGAGAAAATGGTGCCAACTGAAGATTTTATACAATTGCAAATAGCAGGCGTCAGGGGAAACAGAATCAGGTATGCAGTTGGGGAAAGGAGTTTAAAGCTCCTCTTGTCATGGCCCCAATCCAACTCCTCCTGTGCCTACTACATTTTGAAAATACAAGCACAAGGTTAAAGATATGAAGAAGGTCATGCCTAGCTTGGCCCTTAGTCACTGATGGGGACAGCTGTCTTAGAACCGAACTGCATATTATATTCAACACATCACATTAAATGTAATGTGTATGCTTATGTGTGAGGTCCCCCCCTAGAAAATAGCTATGGAGTATCAGTGAAATTATTTGGGGTGACATTTACACGCCCAGATTTACAGCTAGGCTGAGCTCACTTGAAGATAGAATACATAAATAAAGATGTATGTGTCACAAAGATGTTAAAAATAACCAGAGTCTTAAAACACattctttctcctcctgctgctccaagCCACCACTGCCCCAAATGGAATGACAGCCTTTTGCAACTGCGTTACAATTAAAATAAGgatggtggggagaggaagtcaTTGTTTTCCAGCATAAGGTTTTCATTGTTCAGTGAGCAAGGCCATGCATAACTCATTGACTCTTCCCATGTTGGAAGCACAATACAAAAAATCTCCGTTGGCTTAATTTACACAGTTTGCAGAAATGGCAGAATATGGTTTTTCTGTGCCCAGAGTTGGTAGTCGGGTTATTAGAACAGTGTACCTACAAGCAGGAGTAGGAAACCTGTAGCCATGCAGATGCTGGTGGATtccaactccatcagccccatTAATGACTATAGAAGACATGAGTtctagtcaaaaacatctggatgctgccaggttccccactcctgccccaAGCCAAGGAGTGACCTAGAacatcacattttaaaaactgctcaGTGATAAGTGAATTACCTTCTTACAAGACTTTCAGAATTTGCCATGGCTGCTTGAGCTTTTATCCTTTCCTGGCTTAGTTCTAGAGTCAACTTTTCTACATCATCTTTCAGACGGCTGTTTTCTTGCAGGACTTCTGAAATGTGACAATCGGCAAAAGCATTGGGCTGATATATTTTCTCATCGAGAGTGCCGGGGAAGAACTCCTCATTTCTGGGGTTCAGTTGACTAGGTTTGCCAATATCCTTTTTCAGGATTCCTGAAGGCTTTTCtttagcatctgctttgccagaTGAGAGCATAATCCTCCTCTCTTTCTGAAGCCTTTCTACAGTTTTTGTGAGGTCTTGTATCTCTCTGTTTTTGGCAATCATTTCCTGATTTAGTCTTACCAGCTTTGCTTTAGAGTGAGCCTGCTCCACCTGGTATTCTAGCGACTGGAGGTCCGCATCATCTTTTGCTTTCTTCTGCAGCTCTAGCTGACCTAACTGGTTTCTGAGAGAGTTTATTTCAGCCTGAAGGTTTTGCACTGTGATCTGGTGGGCTTCATTTACACTACAGAGTTCTCTTTCATGAGCTGCAAGGGTGGCGGCCTTGTCCGGATGCTTCTGCGGCTCATTTAGCAACTTATATTCCAGCAGCTGCTCAAGCTCCCCAATCCTCTTCTCGTACTGAATCTGCAAAGACAAGACCCCATGAAGTGACGCTTCCTAGGTAAATTTGATTTGCATCATACACACAGCCGGGATAGCCcagttgattagagcatggtgttaataatgccaaggttgcaggttcgatccccatatattcctgtatattcctgcattgcaggggtttggaccagaTAATctgcagggtcttttccagctttttacaattctatgattcattgcaaTGAGCTTGTATTCAGACTAACTGTGAATGCCACTCTGCTCATGGGATGCTTCCATGGGTGCAAAGGGAAGAGGCAGGTTTTGTGACTCCCTCACCCTTAAGCCCCCTGTGGAGCTTAAGGAAAGGATAAAAGGGCTCAGATAAAGAAACACCCTAATTCAGCAAGTTCTGCATATGTAAGCAGCCTTCCACACATATTGTTAATATGGAAGCTGATAGGCTCAGAGGAGCATCCCAGTGGGGATGTGGGTCTAGGGGCCTAAGTGAACTTGCTGTAGGCATCTTTTGCTATGAATATGCACCTGAGTCACAGGAGCGAGCAGACTTGTTGTCCATGAATATGCCTGCGTTGGAGCATGTCTATAATATTAAAGGTGTTGAAATTTCTGGTGCTAGAATATGAAGAGTTTTTAAAGAATATATTAAAGGTAATCATGATATAATTCCCACTCATTGGTTCTTTACTGTAGGATTCAGTCAACACTTGGGAGCGCCTAGGAGCAGCTCAAGCTACTcgtcaggaaaaacaaaaactacgCAACCACACCAAAACAATACTGCTGCTTAAAAGCACAGTGGAGTCTTAAGTCACCTTTATCTTTTGAAACTGCTGCTCCATGGCACGGAGACTTTTCTTCGCTTCATCATCTTTACCCTCAAGTTCGGCTTCCAGCTTCTTAACTCTTCTCTCAAGAAAATCCACTGTATTCGTTTTTGCTGATGGATTGCCTTCCCCTTCAGAAGCAGTGGCCGTGGCAGCAGCATATATCAAAGCTGGCAAAGAATTTGGGTTCCTTCGTTTCAGTATCCCTTCCATTTCTTTAACCTTTCAAAAATTAACACAACAACTATTAGTTGCTGTGTTTTAACTAGGCTGAAAAGAATCGCATGAGCTGAATTTTCCCAATGACAGAAAATATACTGCCAGTAATTAAGATCATGGATGCAATCCTGTCTACACACTTTGCACTGCAAAAGTTttagaaatataattttaaatttggAAGCACTATCATTAATGAGACATGGGATCTAAAAAAAAAGTCACATAGTAAGTGTGCCTAAGATCTTGGGCACACAGACAGGCTTTtacaacttcttttttaaaaaacaactgaacAGCAGACCCAGTGCCTTATCACAATACTCCTCTCTTGCAAAAATGGTTTGCTAGATGCTAGGAAGATGAATACTGGTGTCGACTGAGAACAGAGAAGGGACCATAGCTCACTCATGGAGATTTGCATGCAGATGATAACAGCATCAATCCTGGGCATCACCACTTAAAATAAATTAGGTAGCAGGTGATGAAAAAGACCCTTGGCAGAGACCCTGGAGAATCACTGCCTGTTACTGTATATGATAACACCCAACGTTCCCTTGAGGATCTGGAACTAGTTGTATGATTCTTTCCTATATGCCATAAACATACACATACAGGAATTGAGAGTATAAGGAAGTAATAGCTTTAAAAGGCATCACcaattaaaaccacaaaattatCTCTGACATAAATATCTATAGaccacataattttaaaaaaatctttaaattttgtttcataaaCACATGTAGCAAAAACTTCATTACATATTACTTATCTCATATATGAAGTCTGGATTGCAGTTTCTTGTCGGACACTCAATGCTCCTCGCCTATCTGGAATTTGATGCCCTATCGTTGTATACAATGCTATTTGAAACCTTGCAATATATAGTTagagatatacagtggaacctcggtttatgaacacctcggtttatgaattttcggtttatgaacgctgtggacccatctggaacggattaattcactttccattacttttaatgggaaagttcgcttcagtttatgaacgcttcagtttatgaacagacttccggaaccaattacacccatgtttcagtttatgaacgcttcagtttgagtacttcgcggacccgtctgaaacggattaatccactttccattacttacaatgggaaagttcgcttcagtttatgaacggttactccacggaccgtctggaacagattaatccactttccattactttcaatgggaaagttcgcttcagtttatgaacgcttcagtttatgaacagacttccggaaccaattgtgttcataaaccgaggtaccactgtatgggaagTAGTGTTTTGTTGTGCTGACGATTTGCCATTATTCCTTTCCTAAAGCATAAATGGGGAAAGTggtagccctccagttgttgctgggaCAACAACTCCATTCTTGaccactagtcatgctggccaaggcCAAGCAAAGGCAGCCGGAGTCcacaaacatctgaaaggccacagtgtCCCCATCTCTGTCCTACAGCACTCCCATTTACAGGTACCTAATTttatcagccgaatcaaccctggcgatcaatggggtgacagatgtcgcaccCAGATCACCCCTTTGCCAGTTGTGCACCATTACAACTGGTACAATCTAAATTATTAAGATCAGCCCTACAAGTGCTTAAACACGCCTCAAATGCTACCATACAGCTTGAAACTGGATTCATAAGAATAGAGGCCAGAGTATGGCTCGCCACACTAAATTACCGGCCGAGACTATCCTTCCTCCCTTAACTGTTGAGGGGAATGGTTGTACTACGTGCCTGCCGCTCAAGGTCTTGAATTCGTTTGGCATCTGCCGCCCTGTCCTTCAGCCGTTTCTTTTGTTGTGCAGACTGATTCCCAGCTTCACTTCTAAGCTGATCCACCTACACAGTACACAGAGAGGCACACAGAAGAGTGATGTAAGCAATCCATTCATTTTATCATTAGCACGACCTCCTCTTTAAAACCGGTAAAGACTTGCATGTGTACGAACAAGAACGATAAACACAGAAATTGGTAACCATGGTGCATGGGAAATGATCCCCTCAATCTTATTTACAAAACTTGTAATTTAAGCAGCAGGGGAAAATCAGTACCAACATGGTAAATGAATGGGTCGTTTTTATCCCAGTTTAGTTAGTGCCAAACGATATGTGCAGAATGTTCTAACCACATATGCTGGAGTGGAAACTGAATTACAGCCTAGACACTGACAAACCCTGGCCTACCATGAAACCAAAGAAAGGGAGACCATAGGCTGAGATGGGGAACTTTATGACAGATAAATCTATAATCATAAATGTGCAAGCAAAACTGCGTAAGCCCCTGACAGCTGGAAACCTGAAGGACATTAGATGGGATTGAGCCCAAGTGTCACTACTCAGCTCTGGCCGAAAGGGAATTGCAGCAACAATTCCCAAAGTAAAATTCCCAAAGTTCAGGCTGCATGGTACCCATGCCTTTTCTCTTATCTCTATGTGAAGAAGTAAGATTTTGCTGGCTGGTCTCGGGTGGCCTTTGCCTTGCTACTGCCTTGAATGGTACTGGAGGGAAGTCTGACAATGCAATCACCTCGTGCTGCAGTTTATCAATTTCTTCTTTAGCTCCTCGAAGGCGAGCTGCATCTCTATCCAAGAGTTCCTGATTTTCTGCATACCACTGGAGTCTTTTCTGCAAGCGATCAATTTCGTCTTTGTATGATTCTTCTACAATCTTCATCTCATATGATTTTTCAGCTAGGAAGAAAATGTTCCAATTAAAAATGTGTGACAAAGCATAGCCGACTCAAGACTAAGCTTATTTTGGGCATTGGGGAAAAAATAGAGgcaaattaattttaaatatcTTAAGGCATTCTACAGAAGCCATAAGATATTTAGATTGCCTCTTTGTGGTGAAAACgactcttgtaaaaaaaaaagctataaaTCATTGTTTTAAAGTCTGATGATTTGTGGTGGCGGCGGAGAGCTTTTTCGAGAGCTGCTATTCCTTCCTTTCCATTCTAATAATATACATAGGAAGATCAGACTACTAGTGATATGCAAAGAACCAGTGGCTTtgaaccaaccccccccccccaaataattctatCCGACGTTGCCATCAAAAGGAATTTAGGAAAATTTCTCCCACTGCCCCCAGTCTTTGATGCATACTTTCTCTCTTGGAACTGCTCATTGCCTGTCCCCAATTCAAATGTGAGCAgtttcctttgcatgcaaagggtcctaggttcaatctctagcatctccagAAAGGAGCAAGATCAGATCAGGTGATGGAGAAGACCTGACACTTTGAAGAGGACCTtgcattaggcagcttcctatgcttgtATGATGATAAATTGTTTCGTTTGTTAGATTTTCATCACACAGGCCCACCGCCTGGTAGACAACTCACAAAGCAAGTGTTGTGCAGTACCCACCTGCTCACATGTTTCTGGAGGGGTAGCTGCCAATGTATATATAATCCACCTACTGTCCCCCACCCATTTCTCTCGATTACCTCACTCTTCCCTGGTGTGTTAATGCAAGACACAGTATCACAAAAGCTTAATACAGTATTAATGGAAACACAGATTTTATATTCAGTGAAGTAAAAGATCTTATTATTAAACTGAAGATTAACCTGTTCAGAAGCAGTGCTTTACCTGAAGTGGAAGTGATCTGGGCTCTTGCTAAATCTCGTTCCTTCTTCACTTGCACCAAATCTACTTCAAGGGCTTGCTTGTCTTGCTTTAGACGCTTTCTCTCTTCGAGCAAATTGCTTTCTATAGccttcatccccccaccccaggaaaaCAAAAGAGAGATACAGAAAACATGCCATGAGGATACCACTTCTTCTAAccattgaactgaactgaactgataaTCATCACAGATGCCTGGATAAAGTGAGAGATTTCCAGGCATAGACCTGCTGTATTGGGGCCACAGCATGGGAAAAAGGAGCCTCAGCTACACAGCAGAGGGGAGCAGATTTCCCCTTGTCCCAGCAGAATCAATGTAATGCAAATTACACTGTCTTGTTTAGAGGTCTCCATGCAGCTTGGCCACAGCAATTTATCGTAAATGGCCCATTTGTTTcattatttgaaataaaaataaaaatagtaataacttGTTGGCaaaatgtataatgttttaagtggTGACTTAAACTAGTCTAAAGAAAAAGCATAAATACTTGCCTTGGCAGCTCGAAGTTCTAAAAGCAGGTCAGTGAAACTCTGATTCCCAGCTGATTCAGCATTCTGCACTCCACATGATAAAAGGTTATTTTTATCCTGTTGCTCtctagtttaattttttttggggaaagagaggattattaattttatacagttCATGGTTTGTTGAAGTAGTTCTATCTAAACACTATTCCTGCAATTAAATCAGAGTAATTTTTACAATATCCAGTCCTTGTTAACTCATGCTGGCCTGATTCACATGTCACGTCAAGGTATAGTTTGGTGCTGATCGTTGGAAGACTGTTTTACTCTCTCTGGTGAAAAATATTGGTGAATGTTTCTTTTCCCTAGTACTGTCAGAGTGAGAGGCTGTGAATCTAGTGGGAGTCAGCACCCATAGGTAAGAAGTAGTGGTGGGTGAATGTCAAAGTACCCCAGGTGAGCTTTGGGATAGGCTACCTGAGACTTTGTCTCCCTGTCTCTTGCAATTTATTGTATCTTCTGCCTCCCCTTCCCTGCTGCATTCTCTCTTTATGTGATGGTGGGTTGGTTGGATGGGCACTGTATTGTTGACTGCTATGATGCATTGGGGGTTGATGTGAATGGTTGGTAATCTGCATGCAGTGTGTGTTTACAGGGAGTTGCCCAAAGCCAGGACGCAGGAGATCATGCGAGTTGGTGACAGAAGGAAAAAATAGGCACGGCTAGTGGTGGGAATGGAACAAAAATGCTCACATCTGATGCCTGtatctgcctccccacagccccaGAATACTGTTGGATGCTCTTCCACTGTGCCCAAAAGCTTGGTGGTGCTATTGCTAAATGCCAGGTCTGTACAGAATAAGACCATGCCCATTCATGATCTAATCATGGGTGAGAGTGCCCAATGGCATGCATTACTGAAAAATGGGTGAGAAAGATAAGGGGAGAGGACTGCACCCTTGGTCTTATTTACTGCTAGGTGTATTCTGTCACTGAAAAAGTGCAATTCATATGATTTTCTTCAATCTATTTCACACACAGTAACTACTTTTTCCCATCAGTTAGTGAGGGTCCTCTCCCCCTTTCATTCGAATGGAATGTTAATGTGTTGTATGATACCCCTTTTCTTTGGTATAATGTAttcatgcatatatattttttcactgTAAGTTCCTTGAAGACTCTTTAGATGACAAGCGactaaatttaataaaacaaataaataatcgTTGTTACACTACTTCTTGAAAAGTTAAAGAAATGGAATGGACACTGAAAAGAAGACACCCAAACTCTTTGCCAGCTTTGATACATGGCTGCTGCTACAGTCAaatggtatataatttttttaaataaataaataaatgatggtaTTTGTGATCCTAAAACATGATTAAGCTGACTTCAATGGAGGAATTAAGTTTAACTCCCTTCCACACAAAAAATGGGACATGCACTTCAATCCTATGTACGCTTACTTGGGAAAGAGACCTATAGTGTTCATTGGGGCTTAATCGCAAGTATGTGGCGAGCTTCCTCTTTACATTCACATTAAGACTTGCTTAAAGTCATCTACATTTTTCATTAGATCCTCAAATAAACTCACCTTAAAGACACCAACTCAGCCATCAAACGCTGGTTCTCTTTAAAcatgttttcttcatttttcttgtTATTTAGCTGCAGCTCTTTCACTTGATTATATAATCTTTCATTTTCCTTCATTAAAATATCAAGGATTAATTCACTTAATTATTATGTATTCATGTGGAATACACTTCTTAGAAATTACTCTTTACAAATTCCAGAAGGGTAGCCTTTTCTTCCGTCTCCATATAAGTAAGTACCTCATTGAACTAATCAATGCACAATGTCCCTTGCTTATGAGCGGACTAACATTGTCATGCATATCCCAGCAATTGTCGAGCTGCTTTACCTTCATTATCGGCCTTTTATATACCAATTTCAGATACCAATGTCTTTTCATATCTCGGTGTGAAGGCCTTTGACCTTCAACAATCTGGTCAATTCACTATCAAGCTCCCCAactccccttttatttttatacaaTGCACCATAGTTCTCAACCTGGATACAGCTTTAAAAACTGACTGTGTAAATAATCTGTAAAATTTACCCAGTGAAGCCACAGTATTAAGTATCTCTACCTGTTGATACCCTTGAAGGAGTCTCTCCTGATTTTGGACTTCTTTTTGGATTTCTTTCAGCATTTCTCCATCAGGAATTCTTTCCAAAGCATTTGACAACTTTGTTCCTTTGTCTGGGTCTTCTCTATTATTTAGCTGAGAAAACATGAACTACGAATAAAGTATACTTTATAAAATCGCTAGGAAAACAAAGCCCTTATTAACAGATTCCTGTACATTTAACAGACTGTTCTCTTTAATAATCATATTGGTATCCTATGCCTGTCTCCTTGCAATATAGCAAAACAcgtaagggggtggggagcagcttgCTTGGCTACCAGTTGAATTAGCCTTCTCCTAAAAGCAAAAGGTCACTTCCTGCAAGGTGTTTTAGCTAGCTATGAGAGACAACATTTTATCCATGGCTTGCCATGATTTCCAATTTGATTTTATCAGAACTAAAATGAAAGATATATGGTAGTAAATGCTGTTTTTAGTGAACTGTattaaaaggtgtttttttttaaaaaaattgaacagGGAAAGGATATAACTAGGTATAGTACCTGTGTTTGAAGAATGTAATTTTCTTGGTTTAGCTGAAAAAGGTCTTTATCTTGTTGCATTTTCATTTCTAGGATCTTAGTCTCcatttccttctccttttgcAAAGATGCGGCTTTTAGATTCTGAATCAAATCATGGGCTGCGGCCAATTTTTCCTCTGCTTCCTGAACTCTTTTTAGTAAATAAAGCTCCCTCCCACTATTTTGGGATGGAGAATATGAGGCAACCTGCTGTGGGGAAGGAAAAAGTATACTATTCTGACAGCTCATCGCAGAACCATGATTTATGGATCATTTTCTTTCAGCTCTGTAGTACAAATTGCAAGTTTTGAAATTTTCAAAGACTGAATTTTATGAGAACCATTTAGTATTTTAAATTgagagaggaaaacaacaacaatgcaagtaAGTTTCCCATGTAACAAGACATCAGCTTCAAGGTCAGCTTGTTTCAAGCATGAGGTAGCTGTGGCACTGCAGAAAAAAACTTCATGCATTAAAAATGCAGTCAGTTGTTTGGGAGCACCTTGTGCTGTAGCATAGATATGGATGTGATCAAATTAACAGACGGAGGACCATTGGATGAGAAGtgaaataaacattatttattatttaggtcCAATTCAGTCTTTCCACaaatggaaagggaaaagggCTCCTTATGTTTACAGAAGAGGCTATGATTCAGTGAAGGCTTACATGAATGAGCAGGGCTGGAGGTTGCCACTTCCTACACTCTCATTTATGGACCTCTGCATCCAACTCTATGCAATTTTAAATGACAGCTGCCCTGCCTTCAGTGGACACTTATTCTATTAAATTCAAAGAGAAGGCAACACACTTTTGTAACCCGAACAGGATCTCTAATGCTGCACACCCTTTTTGTGCAATGATTTGGAGTTACATTGTAAGTCCAGTGTAAATCAGGCCACAGATCAGAACAGATGAGAATGCATTAAATTACATGTATATTCTCTTCTCACATTTGTGAGGGTAGACAACCTGGGTGATACTGAGACACTCCGGTACAGCAGGGATTCCTAGGATTCTACAAAAAGCTTATATCTGCTGCAGTGCTGTTATTCCCTTGCaagccccctttaaaaaaatcaatttaggaGCAATGACTTACATTGTGTGTCTGTAGACAAGAGTCACTTTCTTTAGTTGGCTGCTGAAAACTGCTTGCAGATGACTGTCCAGGTGTAACATAGTAATTTCTCTTTGTAGAAACTGGATTGTTTGCTGTCTGTATTGTCATAGTTCCagaaaatgtttctttgatgagaaaaaaataaatagtggGCCCTGTAATCTTAATAGCCCTAGCTATTTATATGGAGACATAATATTTCTTTGAACAGATCATGCAATGTACAAGAGGAAAAGCTAATACTAGTACTGGGCGAAATTCCATGATGCCTGTTCACTAGTAAGAATAGACTTCTGCTTCCATAAAAtaacttccccttcctttcctcctctctgctgtgTTGGGGGAACTTCCAGAGGAGGTGGACGGCACTCATGTGACATTAAATGTTGCCCACTGCTGTTGTCTTCCTGCTTTAAAATTACAGAACCAAATACTGCTGCCATACTTCCAAACCACTTT
Encoded here:
- the CEP162 gene encoding centrosomal protein of 162 kDa isoform X3; this encodes MAHRFSKEDLDEQFEQFLKESLSDDSLGNEPKKKSSIPDTIGQATNQELKKNPVPWWISEEDSDNGIRSASCSFLKSRRLSHAIMEVDEDHAGSIQLQQPSGVSVSLSKDSLETNDSVVASGPHEILLGAGLDTLEEQEEKEKFFADLEKGASSTIDYSRLNKELDSNDSEGLRAFLRNHSEAKQVEEGNEDEPRNHEKSGDYSEDFEEGSESNEENKAEQVLMTEAKEEKTGMLAEVVLLDSQDSTLEMQKIDEQQDAAVTEHPLPQETAADEMNGTGISGAQTNSDIEALHQAYCHIEQSLGDSDEQRIHGGKIEENLAKDVSPNTEGCPKNTSTTDSDLPTIEELMKPIRADSDFTRDPASPVKATHNSTDELMSHLILKEQQNAAAQEKQNIGCSLEQHSGQENVFVQAVAKEDGELIPQQRTGKDKLIDTLKQGVLRQNSLPSSSVLHQDKKTNQTRLSSTWTKEGLNSVMNKQVTFRNTKNAAAVHRKKSLSGPHSSVRSSGYGRSSSPLKHFSTINEKKTLKENIKKPVLKTKSPPRQKETFSGTMTIQTANNPVSTKRNYYVTPGQSSASSFQQPTKESDSCLQTHNQVASYSPSQNSGRELYLLKRVQEAEEKLAAAHDLIQNLKAASLQKEKEMETKILEMKMQQDKDLFQLNQENYILQTQLNNREDPDKGTKLSNALERIPDGEMLKEIQKEVQNQERLLQGYQQENERLYNQVKELQLNNKKNEENMFKENQRLMAELVSLREQQDKNNLLSCGVQNAESAGNQSFTDLLLELRAAKAIESNLLEERKRLKQDKQALEVDLVQVKKERDLARAQITSTSAEKSYEMKIVEESYKDEIDRLQKRLQWYAENQELLDRDAARLRGAKEEIDKLQHEVDQLRSEAGNQSAQQKKRLKDRAADAKRIQDLERQVKEMEGILKRRNPNSLPALIYAAATATASEGEGNPSAKTNTVDFLERRVKKLEAELEGKDDEAKKSLRAMEQQFQKIKIQYEKRIGELEQLLEYKLLNEPQKHPDKAATLAAHERELCSVNEAHQITVQNLQAEINSLRNQLGQLELQKKAKDDADLQSLEYQVEQAHSKAKLVRLNQEMIAKNREIQDLTKTVERLQKERRIMLSSGKADAKEKPSGILKKDIGKPSQLNPRNEEFFPGTLDEKIYQPNAFADCHISEVLQENSRLKDDVEKLTLELSQERIKAQAAMANSESLVRRAKEDLEEYTTALKASHQKELEKILCQYAMEHSTSKAAELNSKISAQEVFIKHLQQQVRELQRDQEALAVSQKREEILQKEMAKLLEELGEARESQTPEMKRFVCLERKIKHLEARYEQREQELQQVIQQTQHIAEVEQIQETEKWRKLALLKNQELEKFRIELDSILDVLRQLQKQGVIIPPSGPSIPENDWKTRKLLISSVKQL